The sequence below is a genomic window from Schistocerca nitens isolate TAMUIC-IGC-003100 chromosome 4, iqSchNite1.1, whole genome shotgun sequence.
ggtatgagtcgTTCCCTGGTGGgactgggggcggggggggggggggggatagacaatgcagtagacaagtttacttccatatctccttaagctgtcttCTCCGACCCCTCGTTCCGTACCCCAAATTGTTCAGAGGATTTTCTATGTCGTATTACGTTTTTGCACGCTATTAAGGAAACACCTTcatgatgttacaaaatttcaagCATGATGGAGACAGATAAATGTATAATTTTGAGGTAAGAATTCCTGGGTCGGAAATGAATAAGTCAAAAGTTACAAGTGAAAATCGTTtttatacctctgacagtggaatacatacatcggtactgttgttgctaagactgtagagtaggcaacttccagaggtggtagtatgggccacTTGTAACTTTCTACTCATTCGTTCCCGAACAAGGAACTCTTTACCTCAAATCGATACGTTTGCCCGTCTACATCATtctaagtttgtaacatcatcacggaatcaccctgtatatacatacattaacATCCGCTGGTGCCTATTACTTTGACACTCCGTAGCGTCGTCCGCCTGCTTAGTTGGGTAGTAACGTTCTCGCcttccatgcaagcgggcccggattcgattctcggccgggtgggagattttctgcgctcggggactgggtgttgcgttgtcctcctcATAATttgatcctcatcaccggcgcgcaagtggcccaatgtggcgtcgaatgaaataagacttgcacttggcggccgaacttccccgaacaggggcctcccggccaacattgcaatacgctcatttcatttcattgccgaAGCGTCGTTGGATAACGTCTCCGGACGTCAGTTccaatgtaaaacttgatctatttAGTCCCCTCTACATCTAGGAGTGtgcaacatgaattgtgaaacaccctgtacatctcagCGATTTCTTTAAGCTCCCCAGAATAGAGGATGCTTCAGCAGAGACGAGTCGTAGACGTGGAAATCCACATAGATAAGCGACTTAGACAAAGGAGAGATTAATGTGGCCTGACGTCTGGGAAAGAGCATCTCTCAAGCAAACGGACCACCTCGTCGGCAGTTcttgtgctgctgtcgtgagcatctgtgtgaAGTCGGAGAAACCACTACACAAAGTAGACAGTATACAGAAAGGAGAGGGCGGCTCCTTTGATTTGTATGAAGTCAAGCGTTGAGCTCGACGTCATAATGAAACCGCGTAAACGTGAAACGATAACTGCTTACTGCTACAGCTGGAAGTGGACCTTACGAAACTGGAGTGATGAAACAGACTGAATGAAAACTTTTACAGAAGGAAGTGCCGATGAAACGAGTTGTGATAAATCTTTAGTAAAATCAGCTTCAAATGACAATTAATCTACAGTAAACTCTCGATTATCCGTGAGCGGATTATCCGCTTTTCTTCTACCCGGGAGTGCTCGCCggtgttttccacatcccgctaggtgaataccgggctggtctccacgttccgcctcagttacacgactcgcagacatctgaacacgttcgccctattccatgaattacactagacgcagacagcaggagtacactaattccgtcccggggggtacggggtggcgccaggaagggcatccggccctccctttccactaaccttgccaaatccgttcctaacaatgccgaccctgcgtcagcgcgggacatggcgccagtgaaagaaagaaagaaagaagtgctCGCCGGTGAACTAAAATGTCACATTACGACCCGAGTGTAGTAAACAGTGTGCTAATCGAACACCTCAACCGCTGGATTGTATTGTTGCGGTGGATACTGTAGTCATTTGGTTTCTGTCAACAATGTCTGAAAAGTGGAAATATGTTGTGCTGACGATACAGTAGAAACTGGAAATAATTACAGACTCGAAGAAGGCAGTATTGATGCACAGAATTTGGTACTGATTTACAATGTGGGTGAAACTACGATTCGCGGTATTCGGAAAAACGAAGacaaaattcaaaattgttaaggcttttcgTGGTTACTTGTTGaggaactgcctgttggcttctgtctcagattCTTCGGCCGATGTTTGTTTGGTACtttctctgacgtttcgccagcgcgagtggctggcattgtcaaagcttcaccctccactgctggtggcaGACTGGAGTCGATCTAGCGGCAGCAGGTTACATGTACCTGGCGctcaccggaaatgaccacggaaaaaCCCTTGAACGTTGGCGCGCCAGGAAAATATTATCTGCGGTCGCGActtcggctccagtccaccaccagcaatggagggcgaATCTTCAACAAGTCTGgcgaagaacccgaaacagaagccaacaggcagtttatcAAAGACAAAATAATTCAATTTGCTAGCAGTTCTGATTCATCTACAGGTTTGTCAAAGCGTACGGCAAAGAAAATGTCTACATGTCCACAACTGGATAAAGTCATGTTGGAATGGTAAGCAGAAAAAATCAGAGGGCACTCAAGTATCTAGCCCAATGTGTGCGAAACAGGCCAAGTTTTTCTCCAAAACGTTGGAGATTGAAGGAGATTTTAGATTTTAGTGCGTCTTCCGAATGGATATCAAGATTTAAACAGCGTAATGGTATCCGGGAGACTGCCAGATAATAAGGCCATTTCTCAATTTTGTATACAACGCGAACgaaaccggttttttttttttttttttgaagtgttcGCCAACAAAGACTTTAGTTCTCGAGACAAAGCGTAGTGAGCCTGGTTATAAATAAGGAAAGGATAACTGTGTTGTTTTATGTTAATAGAACGGGATCACATGAAGCTAAGCTTGGTctaagaagtaaataaataaaacgcgCTGTTTCAGAGGAAACGAAATACGTAATTGACCTGTCTATTATTTTTACCAGAAAGCGGCCTGGATGGACTACACAATATTTCAAAGATGGTTCCATAACAGGCTATGTTCCTATGTTAGAAATATGGTTCGAATTGTtgttgccacgcgggattagccgagcggtcttaggcgctgcagtcatggactgtacggctggtcccggtggaggttcgagtcctccctcgggaatgagtgtgtgtgtttgtccttaggacaatttaggttaagtagggtgtaagcttagggactgatgaccttagcagttaaatcctataagatttcacatacatttgaacattttttttgagagCCTTAATTTACCCAATGGATCAGGGATTTACAGAGGAAATCTGCTACAAAAATTTACTAATGAGGAGAGCATTCTTCAATAATTTTGGAAACTATTGTCTGTGCTAGAGGCAATTTATGAAGTGTCGAAGACTGGATTAAGGTAAACAATCAACCATAGCCAAGTCATGGAAAACCATTAATCCTAAAATTGATGAAATCAGCGATTCCGATGACGAAGAAGACTGCTCGTTAGCAACGTTAGCTGCTGTTTTGAAAGGTACTCTACGGTGTGAAACTGTTCACAAGGAAAATATTTCTGAATGGTTTGACATGAACCGCATTGAGCTAGATCACGAGATGTTCAGTGACAGTGCTATTGGTCAGCGATGACAATGACAGCGACAAAGATGACAACATTCCTCTAATTCCAGGAACAGTAATCAGTCATGCACCAACACTTCAATGGTACGAAAGTTTACCGGACTGCTCGGAATAGCAAGGAGATGCTCCCCTTTCCGACAAGTTGGTGTTCTTTAAAGTTCTTAGTGCGATATGTAAAAGACAAGCTACCTCACTGTGATAGGAATCAATTCAAGactattttgtttcaaagtagtgTAGGCTAATGTGAAATTAGCTTGCACTCTATTCTTTGTAAATACTGTATTCTCACACATAATACGATGAATACAGTAGAATTTATTACAAACATTAGTTAAGTGATTTTAATCATGacgtaattaatttttgtatttgaaCAAATCTAATACATTACCGTGTACTTTAACTGCGGGTTATCCGGGAATTCGATTGTCCGCGATGTTCAAGTCTCCAATTACCGCAGATAATCGATAGTAAACTGTACTTTGTTTTGCAAGTATTGCTTTTTTTTCGTTGCAGCAATTATATTTtacttcttgatttttcttttctggGACTGTGAGCTGATAAATCAAATTCATTTTCAGCAGAAACAGATGTTACAGGACACTCTGCAGGAGCGCCAGTGTTTGCATCAGTGCCAGAATTTTGACTCATGTTTCTAGCCCTAAAGTAACACATTTACTTGCGTATCTGGATGAACGACCATTAATGGCGATTGAAAGCCGTCCAAAATTAATTCAGAATAAAttagcgtgcacggatagccgaagcggttaaggttaccgctcgcgataagcgggaatctGGGCTCGATTtcaagtccggcacaaattttcatatttcgccAACAGGTAGCATATCTGTACCTAACGCAGCTGATTCCAAGTATTCGTAGTTAGCGAAATTATTTCTAATTAACTTTAGGTGAAGACAGAAGACGGCATTAAAAGTTAATTTATCCACATGTTTTAAATTAGGCACGGACCCATAAATTCAGtctaacatattatgtaataagaaTCATATTCGTTCTACAAATAATTACTGATAAGAGTCGCAAAAAAACTTTTGACAAGTTTCGTCCTAAATATGAGATGTGTTTCAGCTTTTCCATTTGTAACTGTTGTTGCGGAATGTCTCGTTACCATTTTCTTCCAGTAGTAAATAAGGCCTACAACAATAAATCGCAATCACTAATTTGAGAAACCTGCATCTGCCTGTGCGAACTGTTCGTGGCTCAACTTCCAGTTCCTTGCACGTGACACCATCAGGCAGCACGCTCAAAAAATACTTTAACTTCCTATCTTTCCATACAACAGTGAGATGTGGCTTTCCttccagctttaaaaacaatttcgcaTTGTTAGCTATATTTAGTACACAGCAGTTTATCACCCAAAATGAACCGAACGTAAAGTAGCCGGAGACCAGATTTTTCACTGCAAACCATTCAAATTTTTTGCCACAGATTACTAGGAAATCACAGTAACTGTGACCAGTATCTAACCcacccagttggccgtgcggtctaacgcacggctttccgggcgggaaggagcgacggtcctcggcacgaatttgcccggcggacttgtgtcgaggtccggtgaaccggccagtctgtggatggtttttaggcggttttccatctgcctcggcgaatgccagctggttccccttattccgcctcagttacactatgtcggcgattgctgcgcaaacaagttctccacatacgcgtacaccaccattactctaccacgcgcaaataggggttacactcgtctggtgtgagacgttccctgggggggggggggggggtccatcgggggccgaaccgcacagtaaccctgggttcggtgtggggcggcggagggatgaagtggactacAGTACTCgtcttggggttgtggaccactgcggctgcggcggggacggagcctctccgtcgtttctaggtccccgattaacatacatacatacatacatgaccaGTATCGAAGAAATTGGCACTTCACGATCGAACTGTGATGTAAAACTATAATATACGAAAGAAATCAATTTCGTGCGCCAGTTAGTTTCCTCAGAATCGAAAGAGAGGTATCACAAACAGGAAGAGAAAGCGCAAATGCGACGAAAAattcgtttttaattttttaaaggaaaagcAGAACCTCTACCGAAAAACGAACTGCAGGAGTTGCTGTAAGTTTGATTTATTTACATGCAGTACTTTTTAAAGTTTAATTAGCCTTTATTGTTTACAGCAAGAAATTCTGAAAATTCCTTCTTCTAGTGTACTGCCATCAGCCTCTTTGTGGGAACCGCTATTTACTTTCCTGTGTGGTCTTCCTCTTACATCTGCTCATTACATATTTCTAAGTTTAACGGTACACCATACAACTGTTAACTTGTACGTGAGTCCAGCAGCTAAAATGCGTAATTAATAAACAAAACGTATCCGCTCACCTTTGgcttcaaatgaaatgaaatgatcgtacggcattgttgaccgggagaccccatgcggggtgttcggccgccgaaattgcaagtcctttttagctgacgccacttcggcgacttgcgatcaatgatgatgaaagacacacagccccagtcatctcgaggcagagaaaatccctgaccccgccggtaatggaacctgggaccccgtgcgcgggtagcgagaacgcttccgcaagaccacgaactgcggatggCTTCTAACAAAGTTGTTAGTTGCTATATGGCAGGCTTCGTGCATAGGCACTAAATTTTACACATGGATTGTAGCAGAGCTTCCATTCTGTATACTCTAATTCTGTGACCACGAATAGAAGACAAGGTGTGGTCGAGCTGACCATTCTGCGCACGCTGTTAACACGGAGCTCTGCAGTTGATGTCCATTACATGTTCCGATGTTCACCCAAAGGAACCGTCATTTACCACTGTAGTGGGCACAGGATCATGtagactggaccgtggatcaatggacacTTGTCGCCTGGTCAGGTGAATTACATTTCTTGTTAATCGACTGATGTTCGTGGACATGGAGCACACCACGAACGCAGGACAAGTGGGTGCATTATTATGCTGTGGGAAACATTCATTTGGGCTTCCAcgaggcctgtggtagtaatcgaaagcacTATGACAGCTGTGGGCTAATGTTCACATAGCCCACAGCTGTCATagtgttttcgattactaccacaggtatcGTGGAAGCCCAAGTGAGAGCATTATCCTGGTCCACTTCCATCTCTTCATGCTCTTCCCTGACAGCGTTGACATATTCCAGCAAGATAaccgtgtcacaagaccagaatagttctgcagtgatttgaggagcatggtagtgaactcacgatctcggccaccaaattcgcccgATCTGAATCCAATGTAAACGTAAGGGACTCTTATCGGGCGACATTTCTACTCTTACAAAAGGAAATTTGTGAGTGAAAAATTGCCCCTAAATATTTAGGATAAATAAAACAGTGCTCCACTTAATTAGCTTGCGTAGATAGGTAATACAAAGCCAGAACGTTTTAATATTTCGCCCAGCACTGGACTGAACACGCTTACGTGACAGTACAGTACATGAAGCATTTAACTGACAACGAAATATACAGAAATAATTTTGTCGAAGGAAGGATAGTTAGGCTTCAACGTCCTGCCGACGGCATCATTAAAGATGAAGCCACATGTTCGggatagagaggaaaaaaaaaaactgtctgaaaGACCAGACGAGGATTTGAACTGCCATCGTCCCCCATAGTGTCATTCTTACCACTGCGCCATCCTACTTGGTCATCCGGCCTGAAAATGGGAAAGCTTCTGATTTaagcacatttaacaaaaaagTGCCTCACGGCTGGGCAAGAAACGATGCATCCTGCCATACATACAAAGTGTTGCTGTCATTGGTAACTACCGGAAGCAGACGAGTCACGACAAAACCACTAGTTTACAATAACACGTTTGACGACACTGCTTCACCGAAGAATGCGGGAAGTCTGCCCCTTCACGGCAGCAGGTTAAGCACCGCAGATAACAGTAGGTAAAATAAGGGAGAAAGAAAAGCCTTTCGAAAGTAGCCGTTTTGAAAGACACGTTGTTGCAAATGGGGCTGCGCAGGCGACAAACTGCATGTCCACCTTTTAGTTTTCCGTTACAATCGCCGTGGACTCTGGAATACCACTACTGCATGACATAACAGCAAGTGACAAACTGCATTATCTCATTAATACTTTACTACGGACGAAAAACTGCATTTCCAACTTAGTTAGCAGTCAATTACAATCGCCATGGACGCTGGAACATTAGTACTGTATGATATACCGCTGGAAATGAATTACTTTTTCAGGTGATttaacccgtaactggtacacctgggtCCCAGGGACCCGagcgaaatttcttttttccagctcCGTGATGTGTGTGGTAGCACTGACTTCCCTCTCCCTGTACTCTCCTAACAATCAACTGGCTACCAGCCCACAACATTGTTGCAGGCGTTTCTTTGTTAGTTTTGTTTCTATAAAGGTGATCGGGTCCCGTGGACCCAGGTGTACCGTTAGTGAAAGTTTTCTTTTCGTGGCATTATTTCCGGTATCTTGGATTTACGgtgtagtgcttcagaaaaatgagcgaggaagatactacagataatctgaacgaaccattggacagtgatattgaagacataagtggaagcgacagtgactatgaaattagtgaacatgaaactggaagtgatgaaagtgatgatggagacagtaacaacgaacaatctggaactaattatatctatggaagaaacagattcaagtggtcaacaacacccagcatacgtggaagaacctctcaaaccaacatcattgctccaattcactttcctggcatacgtaatgcagctagacaggtaacagaaaagacccctctagcattttgggaactacttttcagcaaagaaatgattgcagaggtagtactcagaaccaatgaaaagattatgtcattgccacctgagtcaaaaaagaattctttttcaaatctaacagacagtactgaaataaaagctgtcataggtctttgttatttgtggggagccttcaagtcaaacaacgaagatctgaatggtttatatgctacaaacggcactggtagaccaatttttagggcaactatgcccttgaaacgtttgctgtttttattacgttgccttcgttttgatgatgcagcaacccgtgacgcaaggaaactcacagataaactgtaccacatctcttggctcttcaattcattgatagaagcttgtcaagaaaactattcagtcggagagtacgtcactgttgacgaaatgcttgtaggattccgtggtagatgtccatttaggatgtacattccatccaagccacggaaatacggtataaaaatatttattctagctgatgccaaaatgcactactgtttgaatgcagagatatattcgggaaaatcagctgtagccatcccgcgccgtgtcctcttaccaacagctgttgtcatgcggttggttgaaccaatcaagggaagtaacagaaatgtgacaggggacaactggttctcaagtgtggagttggtcaatgagttgtcgaactgtaatttgacttatattggcaccatgagaaagaacaaggctgagctaccaccaagcttttcaacagcaaagggcagaaatgtgtcttcttcaatctacggatactctggttctgtaacaatactttcacacgtccccaaaaagaacaaggttgtcaacctgatatcgacaatgcaccatggagaatgtatggtggaaaataagcctgaaataatccatgactacaataaaacaaaaggtggagttgacgcacttgacgaaaagacgcataattacacgacttctagaagaacaaggcggtggcctatggcagtcttctacactatgctagatatagcaggtgtaaatgcttttgttttgtaccatgggaaagaagatactgatgatgtgacacgcagagaattcctcattgaactaggtacacaactcataagtgattgtatgaaaagaagattggattctccatttttgagaaaagatatccgaaattccatttgtgatattctaggcatgaccccctccaaggcatcaggaacatcccaggttcacagtgaagctggtgctactaaatcgaagaggaaaagatgctcagtgtgcccatctaaaaaagacaggaaagcatcccgggcgtgtgccagatgtcgaacaccattatgtttggaatgttccactgctttatgtccaaactgtttcggtagtctggatgaatgaaataactgaaatggactggtgaagatgctgtataattgaaacctaatattttgtcataatttctgctattttcaaagatcacatagtcatttagctgagaaatgtactaaaatttatccaaaagttgtgcctgcagaaatttttatattgattttgaacttttcttctggcttactgttgtgaagcatagtacattttgtgtttaaacgtgaagtttcagttgtctatcttactatttgtaactgatgtgcaggactttccaaaagtatatttttcacatttcgtattttatgcagtttattgtccttttttgtaacatctttaaggtatgaccataaatgaggaatgtggttttaaaacattagtaacaaaacattaataaaagtttcatatttaaatttcatttaaatgtgttttttttaccaaaatatactcaaaacttgggtgggtcccgaggacccagatgtaccttatgtgttacaatttataggtgtaccagttacgggttaaGCTTCCTGATGCATCACGCTTCGTCTCAACCACTGAATCACACACACGCTGTAGGCAGTAAACAACTTGGCAGTGGCGCTAGAGGAATTGTATTAGGCCTTCCTGGGCTCTTTTGTTGTTACAAAATAAACCACGAAATTATTTGGGAATTCCCATCTATTTGGACAGGTTTCTCTTATGCATGCCACTCACTCACTGTTCATAATTTTCGAGCTGTATGGTAGACCGGTATTCTTCTCTTGCCTGCTTTTTACGAAAAAAGACTACCTTCTAAAAGAAGACAAATGAATTCATTTTAATTACTGAATcatgaaacaattaacataaagaGGTTCGGTCTATTAACCACTACATCGTTCGGCAAGTGTTGAGAATCGGCAACCAAAATAACTCGGTATAGCTTTGTAGATGACGTGGACAAGCAGCGAGATTGGAATCTTGAGGTTCATTGATTGATAATGTGTGTCACTGTATGTACATTCAAATTTAGATCCATCACTGTAGAGATATTAACGTTCTTAGAAACGACATACGGCACAAACTAAAACTAACAACACACAGTGGCTGCATTGCGTCACGACAAACCAGACGCAACATTACTGTATCTTTGCGTATGAATTTCTTTGACTACAGCACCCACCGGCAGAAAATTGACAGGATGCTATGGGAGCAGAGTGCTGTGCGCGAGTGAAGATTGTTGACAGTAGTAATGAAAAAAGTGATCCTATTTATTATTCTCACTCAACAGTTAGCTGTGAACCAGTGAAACAAGTCCATCGCTTTTATCGTCAGTTTTAGTATTTTAATGTGATGACTACCGATTTTTTTCATAACAGCGGTAAACAGTAGTGGATGCAGCAAAACGCAGCAACATGTGCGAGAATGAACACAACGCGGCTCCACTGTTGTTTGGTAAGTAAACATTAGTTGTTTAACTGACGATAAAAGTGTCACAAGTCAAGATATGAATGTGCAGAATTTCACTACAGAAATCAGGGAACTTGACCTACAGAATACTACTGTCAAAGCGGCGAGGAAACTGCCTAAATTGTAGGATATTCATTGAAACAAAATTAACGAGAAAGCGGGAATCTACTCTGCAGCTTTTCCTTTAACAATAGCACTGCAGAAAGTCTTTCTTTTGTTGACATTTTATGAGACTGAAATCCAACAGCAGCCGTCAACTGCAAGTTGTAATGTTATGATTTGAAATTTAGCGAAAAATTGTTATTTGGGAGTTTCTATTCTTTTGCGAATGAAAATTAACGTGAATGGTTAATATTGTGCGCCGTGTAGTTTAGGTGCAGTTGGTAGGGCAGTGTAAGGTGAAAAGTTTGCTTTttggtttacatttttttaaaatacgcAACGAAATGCTGATACCTGCTACCGTAGGCTATTTGCTGTGATTTGTTCACTCATTAGTCCATATACTGGGCAGGAAGTCGCCCAtgaccttaggccggtattacactatcaaatttctttgtcaaagatttgatccaatattccgtccaatatgaCAATGATCTTTGACGTAGCACTAGAAGGGATATTACACTGTCAATGATACCGTAGATGTGTTCATTTGTCTGATACGAGCTAACAGTTCGTGCGGAGAACTGACCATCAACACACAGACACTCACTCGGCTATTTTGACCCACCAAAAACTTGCAAACGTGCGTACAAAATCACAGATTTTTTTACTCCAAATTGGAACGACTTATCAGTTGTCAATCGCAAAACCAAAGGGACAATTCCATAATTACAAATAATGATGGCAAAATCTGAAGCTTCATACCACAGATGTGTTACTTACTTTTCAATGTATCTCATAACAAATATTGACAGACAACTGATTGTGGGCTATACATATTTAGTTAACAGTCTGTCTATAATTCTGGTTTTCTGGTGTAAGGAATATTAGGATTATCAACTTAATATTTTTAGGTATGTGCTGTTTTTCTGTTTGATTAAGAAATCTCTGCAGTCTTCAACCATACCACTATTTTGATTggaatgtttatttttctttttatctgcAGATTTCGAGTTGCATGCTGATTACATATCCAGTCTAGCACCCATCGCCTTCTAAACATGGGACATCAAGACGCAGGTTTGTCGGTGTTATTAGTGGTGTAAAATTATGGTCATAGAGTGAACATTATTTACGTTGGTTTTAACAGTAGTAATTAATATTTgtga
It includes:
- the LOC126252288 gene encoding uncharacterized protein LOC126252288 codes for the protein MRKNKAELPPSFSTAKGRNVSSSIYGYSGSVTILSHVPKKNKVVNLISTMHHGECMVENKPEIIHDYNKTKGGVDALDEKTHNYTTSRRTRRWPMAVFYTMLDIAGVNAFVLYHGKEDTDDVTRREFLIELDFELHADYISSLAPIAF